In Colletotrichum higginsianum IMI 349063 chromosome 1, whole genome shotgun sequence, one genomic interval encodes:
- a CDS encoding Secreted lyase translates to MRITLALLVSMWSAATQVAAHQRRQAGAGDPDATQADLSARPPPRFPYPVTRFPVANETVVLKEALYILPGQVFDGGMKRYERLEGSCNEQAEASKGTDADAVFNLMPGSTIRNVIIGTHQAEGIHALGDAWVENVWWEDVCEDALTSKGLNTQLRVIGGGARGASDKIFQDNALGGKFTITGFYAQDFGNFYRSCGNCVLQAKRTVNVTNVVAVNGTRMGAINANYNDEYHLSYAQLDTQRIVDKGIGNDLQIVPYMVGTGPDDKYALFNETRDFITKFEGTVDNVYEPEDPYPWLSEYWPEGFH, encoded by the exons ATGAGGATCACATTAGCGTTGCTCGTCTCGATGTGGTCCGCAGCCACCCAGGTTGCCGCCCACCAAAGGCGTCAGGCCGGCGCAGGCGACCCCGACGCGACGCAAGCCGACCTCAGCGCGCGTCCACCGCCCCGGTTCCCCTACCCGGTCACCAGGTTCCCTGTGGCGAACGAGACCGTCGTGTTGAAGGAGGCCTTGTACATCCTTCCCGGCCAGGTCTTTGACGGCGGCATGAAGCGGTACGAGCGCCTGGAGGGGAGTTGCAACGAACAAGCCGAG GCTTCGAAGGGCACCGATGCTGACGCAGTCTTCAACCTGATGCCCGGTTCAACAATCAGGAATGTGATCATCGGAACACACCAAGCCGAGGGCATCCatgccctcggcgacgcctGGGTCGAGAACG TGTGGTGGGAGGATGTCTGTGAAGACGCCCTCACCTCAAAGGGGCTGAACACCCAGCTAAGGGTCATcggcggaggagctcggGGTGCTTCGGACAAG ATCTTCCAAGACAACGCCCTGGGCGGCAAGTTTACCATCACCGGCTTCTACGCCCAAGACTTTGGCAACTTCTACAGGTCGTGCGGCAACTGCGTGCTGCAGGCCAAACGGACCGTCAACGTCACaaacgtcgtcgccgtcaacgggACGAGGATGGGAGCT ATCAACGCCAACTACAACGACGAGTACCATCTCAGCTACGCCCAGCTCGACACGCAGAGGATCGTCGACAAGGGCATTGGGAACGACCTGCAGATCGTGCCTTACATGGTGGGCACCGGCCCGGACGACAAGTACGCCCTGTTCAACGAGACGAGGGACTTCATCACCAAGTTCGAGGGGACGGTGGACAACGTCTACGAGCCGGAGGACCCGTACCCTTGGCTGTCGGAGTACTGGCCCGAGGGCTTCCATTAG